tgttctctcccctacagaacACGCTTCCGCAGGCGAGGCCTCCCATAGCGACGGAACCTCTCCAACCTTCGCTATCCCTCACTGACCCCCTGTGAcaacttcacggtcacaggagggctatggaactgccagtctgctacgcggaaggctgacttcatttcggCCTATgcgtccctcctctctctacaTTTCCTTGCcttcactgagacctggatcacacactgcaacccctgcagccctctcctcctccttctccttctctcacacccccTGCCCGTCTGAccgtggtgggggcacaggtttgctgatctctccctcctggaaattctctgttctcctcctctctcacctctctatctctacctttgaataccactctgtctcagtcacctatcctgttaacttgtatattgtTGTTATCTATcaccctccagggcccctgggaagcttcctcgatgagctcgacaccctgctcagctccttcccagaggatgacctccgctctctctctccctcctctctcgcttctagtgtcactgcttcactcccccctcttgaatccttctccaacctacccactgactctgcatcctccgctctgtcttcctcgctctcctcagcacttgactctctctgtcctctagtctccaggccggcacgctcgtcccctcccagtccgtggatgtctgaccccctccgaaccaaccgggccagcctacgtgcagcagagaggaagtggaggaaatccatggctcaatctgacctgtctgcctaccagtctctGCTAGCTGCATTTTCTActgctgtaacctctgccaaaattaattattatcaaacaaaaattcataaatctgcctctaaccctcatcaactgttctccattttatcttctctcctcagcactcctcctcccccacctcagtcctcccttgctgcagatgactttgcggttttcttcgatgagaagattgcagacatccgcagctccttcacgtccaccgccacccttccccactcccccctctctgttccctccccttgtttctccattttctctcccctaactgactctgatgtttcccagctcctactctcccaccgccctaccacctgtgctcttgaccctatcccttcctctctcctccagactatcacacctgacaCCCTCCCgtttgtcacctcccttgtgaactcctccttgtcttctggatgtttcccctcttccttcaagctggcccacatcaccccactgctgaaaaagcccactctggatccctccgtcatccagaactaccgtcctgtttctcttctcccttttttatccaaaacaattgaacgagctgcttctaaccaactctcctcttttctcttgctgaacaacctcctagacccccaccagtccggcttcagacctggccactcgacagagaccgcactcctctcggtcagtgagtcgcttcacgccgcacaagcagtcTCCCATTCGTCCATCCTGATCCTCCTacacctttctgctgccttcgacacagtcgaccaccccatcctcctgtcctcccttgcagctatggggatctgtggcacagcgttagactggatcgagtcctacctctctggtcgctccttccaagtcgcctgggctagTGCAGTATCGGCACATCGGCACATcgcaggagttccccagggctcagttcTTGGTCCCCCCCtgttctccctgtacacccaatctcttggtcctgtaatctctgcccatggtttgtcttatcattgttatgccgatgacatacaaatctttctctccttccccccctctgacacacaggtctccgctcgcatctctgcttgcctgagggacatccagagctggatggataaccaccaggtaagacagagatgatcttcatccctgctccatcctctaacctccttGACCTTTCTaattccctaggggacaccgtggtgtcatcatcacccactgcCAAAAacctcggagtggtgatggacaacagactgtccctctcccagaacatcacggcggtgagtcgaacgtgcaggttcttcctgtacaacatccggagaatccgccccttcctcaccacctacgcaacccagctcctggttcaagcgatggtcctgtcccgcctggactactgcaactcactactggctggtctgccagcatccgccatcagacccctgcagctcatccagaatgctgcagcacgtctggtctacaacctccccagacattcccatgtcacccccctgctcactgacctccactggctgcctgttatggcacgcatcaaatttaagaccttggtgcttgcataccaggcagccaaggggtcagcaccaggatacatccagaggatcatcagaccctacacaccagccctctccgttctgccacctctggacgcttggcacctccccctcttcgtgtctgtactttccgttcgcgtctgctgtctgtcctggcccctcgctggtggaatgaccttcccgtggcggtcagaacagcagagaatctgactacttTCAAGCGCAgcctaaagactcatctcttcaggctgcacctctccccacccctccctagcctctagtttagctcaatgtacctagttaggctaatgcgatcatgttagttttgtattaggcaggattgtttgtttgtttgctgaacaggttaccctataggtttggagtcctgatctatgtggtcacttctggcacaacgatctttacttcactctagtgtgtttttatgcacctctgcaccttgaactgatgcacttgttgtacgtcgctctggataagagcgtctgctaaatgcctgtaatgtaatgtaatgtaatgaaaacaattttcaaccgtccaccacgttttgccaatgttccaactctcatgTCATCACTGCTGCATGCGCCACAAAAACTATTACCCTACTAACGCTTagattacagtgtgaaatatcctcattataaaataccactaacctatttaaagacactcaatttcaaaaataacgtatataaccaaaatattttgagcagtaatacttacattacattacaggcatttagcagacgctcttatccagagcgacttacacaacttttacatagcatttttacattgtatccatttatacagctggatatatactgaagcaatttcggttaagtaccttgctcaagggtacaacggcagtgtcctacccgggaatcgaacctgcgacctttcggttacaagcccagttccttacccactgtgctacactccgtcctgaatagcaatgatgaaatcttatctgttttcagtagatggagacagagacagtaaatcaatgatacagttctatccACTTCAGTCTTATACTAggaaacgatgtcagctaggtctatcagcaaacatatggcttagctatgcccagaagtcctcaataataatagtgctttccaagaaattatgaaaaatcttTGACAACGTGTCATCAGTATGTTAGTAAGGTTGTATACGAGGACGTATTTCTACTTACGAACCGGATACACACTTCCTGTTGTGGGACCGAGACGAACGAGTGGTGCAAGCTAAGTGTTTGCTGGGTGTTGTGTATTCGATTGTGTATTTgattcatttgatttatttgttttttggtgttTGCTTGTTTGGATTGTTTGGTTTACTTGTTTGGATTGGAGTTGGAGCGAGACGAACGAGTGGTGCTAGCAAATTGTTTgctgggtgctgtgtgtttgattcATTTGCTTTTGGGTGTTTGCTTGTTTGGACTGGGGTTCTGTGGAGCTTGGAGTGGAGTTTTTCTGTGGAGTTTGGAGTTCTAATATTAGTTCACAATCTTAAAACTCATTATTATAAGCGAGATTTGCTCCTAAGGTGAAAGCCTTTGTTGCCGTtaaaggaacagagagggacCTTTAccccgtttttttcccccttcgtTAGCACTCGGCTAGCAAGCCGGTTAGTACATTTGGCATACTTGAGCtaacaaggttttttttgggagggttGTTTCGCCCTTTCGGAAGCAAATCCTAGCTGCCTCCAGTGTTAACTAAGTTTATAATATACTACAGTTAATGTTAGCGCTAAGTGCTTTACGTTAGAAAGTTAAAAAAGGCTTTTCGCCTCTCCGGTTTATACCATTAGCTGTCCAGGGCCATCTCCTGTGTTTTTAAGCCGCAGATTGGTGTTTTTATCTCTGTTACATATCGTTATCGAAATAGTTTGCCTCCGTTGTTAAGTACTAATGTTAAATATAGTAGTTAGTCTAGTATTATAAACAGATTGCAGATAAATTTTGGGAAATGTTTTAGCCTGTGACAAAATATTACCTAGCTAGCTTACCTAGagttactggcatttagcaaaaTCTGAGTTAGCTGATGAAAAATCAGATTGATTTCACAGCTGATAGTTCTTTTGCATATTAACTAAACGCTTAGCTTACATTACCTGGGAAGTTAGCTAAAAGaggctttttttcctctccagtTTCTACTGCTTGCTGTCTGGAGCTACCTAGCATGTTTTTTAAGTGCGGTGTTGCTGACTCCGTCTTGGCAGTAAATTTATCTTAACTCACGGAGAGATAGGAAGATAGTCAGGGGTTGAAATGTGGCCAAAACTATGTGAGGGGTGTAGAATGATCGCTCTGCTGGAAAGCTATTTCCTTGGGCTGTTCATCTGTCACCGCTGTCAGCTTATTGAGCATCTTGAGGGCAAGATTTGTGTTCTCGAGAGCCAACTGGCTGAACCTTCACATAGTTCTCAATTGGAAGAGTTCCCAGAATTTAATAGCACGTCCTTTAAAGACCTGGTGTGCATGCCTAGGCCGGGAGGGGGGAAGTCTTTAGAGCAGGCAGGGAGACACAGTTGGGTGACAGTAGGGCGTAAACACAGGAAAGGGCTTGCACACCACATAGGGGCGGCATCTCCAGAGGTTGTGGTGTCCAACCGATTCCAGCCCTTGCAGGAATTGGACCTGGCCCTTGACCCTGAGAGTGAGGGGACTGATGAGACTCAGGGCACACAGATGGCCACATCCTCCAGGAAAAGGGCGTTATTAATAGTGGGGGACTCAATTATTAGAGGGGTAGACAGCATAGTCTGTTTGCTTGACAAGGAGTCTTGCACGGTGTGTTGTCTGTCTAGTGCCCAGGTAGGAGACCTCCTTGAGCGTGTggacaagctcctggccagagAGGAAAGGGATCCAGATGTCATGGTCCATGTAGGGACCAATGATATAGGTAAGGGCAGGTTTGCAGGACAAATTTGTGGAATTAGCAGAGAAGATTAGGAGCAAAACCTCCACGGTAGTCTTCTCTGGAATTCTACATGTACCATGTACAAGCAGAGGGAAGCAAAACTTTATCTAGGGGTTTAACACGTGGCTACAATCCTTTTGTAGGAAATAGGGGTACAGGTTTATAGGGCACTGTGATTCCTTTTGGGACAGGAGTGAGCAGTACAAACATGATGGGCTGCACCTGAACCGGAAGGGTACCTTTGCACTGAGCCAGCGTATGCTCAGGCTAGCACAGGATTGTTTAACCTGGGGACTTAGGGGGCAGGGAGGATAGAGAGTGTAATGGGTAGGGAGGTGCAGACTGCCCAGATGGAAGCTGTCAAGGCTACCTATAATAGTGAAAACATTAATGatgtctttttaaagcaaaagtttagtaagggtggcttgggacggtggggagtgggggaacAGGAGAGGATGTGTAGAAACAATagtctgaaatgtctttgtttaaatgctagaagtataaaaaactaatttttggAAATTGAGGCTTATATTAATGGTAAGGGCTATGACATAGTAGTGATTACAGAGATGTGGCTGGGGGAagaggatggggatgaatataatatagaaagGTATAAATTTATTAGGGAGGTtagatccagtaagagaggtgggggtgtggctctATATGTAAAAGATAAACTTAATGTGcaagaaattccagaaattgaccagctcatgcctagtgaggatatttgGATTAAGCTCATAGGGGAACATGAGAAGGGGCTTAACATAGGTGTGTTACCAACCGCCAGCTTgagacagtagtgtgaatactatgctctttgaaaatataaaataagcatGCAGAGGAGGTGAGACTATTGTCATGGGCGACTTCAATTACCCCAGTATTAATTGGGAATTGgtgacaggacaaggaaaaggggaggaggaatttttagatgttataaatgacctgTTTTTAGCACAGTATGTCAGACAGcctacaagagggaaatcaattctagaTCTGGTGTTATGTAATAACTCTGACAGAATTTGTAGTATAGAGGTAATGGAACCAGTTGGGACAAGTGATCATTCCACAATTAGGTTTGATGTATCCAAATTAAATAGTAGGAGCGCTGCGTGGGTCCACAATCATGCCAAACGAGAATCAGGTGCTCTTTGAACTGGACTATCTAAATAGCAATAAACAGGTTTAAGTTCCTTTCCTTTgtagaaaaacacattaagaGTAGGCTACTGAAGGAGAACTTAAAGGATGTCCAAGGCACACTGTTGCATTggaaaaacatgtattttaaaaagcctttattgtaaATCCATGGCTTGGcaaagttaaaaaaacacaaaccgaCCAATGTGTTTCAGCTCAAAGGAGCCTTCGTCAGGGTACACAAGGTTTGATGTCGTTTTGGCCAACTATGAGGGCCCCATCTAACTCcaggattttaaattttagcCGGGCCAACTTTAATACAATGCGATCGGAATTAAGTAAGGTAGACTAGGTGAAACTTCTTCATTTcaggactgtgaatgaaaagtggggcaggttcaaaagggttataCTTGATGCTCAGTATAAATTCATTCCAAAAGGTCCAGAAAAGTAAGTTGAAAAAGCAGTCTTCACAGTGGATGAATAAAGCTGTATGGAAGAGTTTGAGGGAAAATAATGAACTGtttaagatatataaaaatgacagtactgagagtaataaggctgaatattgtaatatgcgttaaaaaagaactaagggtAGCCAAAAGGCTCtatgaaaggcaaattgcagaTGATTCTAAAAGTAATcctaaacatttctttcaatactgcAATAGGAAAAATAGGAAGTTaatggcattaaaaataatgacagagcacttctttataaaaataagGACATTGCTGATGCCCTAAATAGCtactttgttgagagttttaccaGAGAAGAGGTTAGTAATAGGCCGGAAGGTGTATTCAATACTCAGAATGTCTTGGCAGATATTGAGATAGGGGATATAGAAGTAttagataaattacataaactaaagataaataaagcagcaggccctgatggcatatacccaagggtactAAAGGAGTTAAGGgagagatcatttttaaaccactggcaagtattttagacagtctttagaaactggagaaataccaaATGACTGGAAACAGGGTATTGTAATActaatatataagaaaggggaccatacttatccaggaaactacaggcctgtcagtttaacttgcatcacatgtaaaatacttgaATCGATCATTAGAGACCAACTAGAATTAGttcttgaaaataataacagcCTAAGGGATTGCCAACATGGTTTctgcaagggaaggtcatgcctgatGAACCTTCTGACATTCTTTGAGGAAGCTACCACGTGTCTGGATGGGAGcaaggcttatgatattatatacttagatttccaaaaggcatttcaTAAGGTGCCACATGACaaactcattatcaaaatgaggaCAGTAAGAATTACAGCaggcatttcagagtgggtttAGAACTGGTTACGGGATAGAACAGAAAgggtagtagtaggagggatattatctaagcagggtattgtgggaagtggagttccacagggatcAGTGCTGGGTCCaatgctcttcctcatttacataaatgaccttgacacagacattgaaagtacactagtcaaatttgcagatgatacaaaactgggaggtttagcta
The nucleotide sequence above comes from Anguilla rostrata isolate EN2019 chromosome 7, ASM1855537v3, whole genome shotgun sequence. Encoded proteins:
- the LOC135258510 gene encoding uncharacterized protein LOC135258510, translated to MSDPLRTNRASLRAAERKWRKSMAQSDLSAYQSLLAAFSTAVTSAKINYYQTKIHKSASNPHQLFSILSSLLSTPPPPPQSSLAADDFAVFFDEKIADIRSSFTSTATLPHSPLSVPSPCFSIFSPLTDSDVSQLLLSHRPTTCALDPIPSSLLQTITPDTLPFVTSLVNSSLSSGCFPSSFKLAHITPLLKKPTLDPSVIQNYRPVSLLPFLSKTIERAASNQLSSFLLLNNLLDPHQSGFRPGHSTETALLSVSARISACLRDIQSWMDNHHLKLNPGDTVVSSSPTAKNLGVVMDNRLSLSQNITAVSQTCRFFLYNIRRIRPFLTTYATQLLVQAMVLSRLDYCNSLLAGLPASAIRPLQLIQNAAARLVYNLPRHSHVTPLLTDLHWLPVMARIKFKTLVLAYQAAKGSAPGYIQRIIRPYTPARPLHSATSGRLAPPPLRVCTSRSRLLSVLAPRWWNDLPVAVRTAENLTTFKRRLKTHLFRLHLSPPLPSL